From one uncultured Methanoregula sp. genomic stretch:
- a CDS encoding acylphosphatase yields the protein MKTIEVFITGRVQKVGFRACIRRIATDLNVMGTVMNLSDGRVHIYASGEAMILEKFISMMYGCPRAVVRDVHIIEIPLKTFDDFSIIKSDGRINTVL from the coding sequence GTGAAAACCATCGAGGTTTTTATTACTGGAAGAGTGCAGAAAGTGGGATTCCGGGCATGTATCCGCAGAATTGCTACGGATTTAAACGTCATGGGAACCGTCATGAACCTTTCTGATGGGAGAGTCCATATCTATGCTTCTGGGGAGGCAATGATCCTTGAAAAATTTATCTCAATGATGTACGGGTGCCCCAGAGCGGTCGTTCGTGATGTTCATATCATAGAAATCCCATTGAAAACCTTCGATGATTTTTCAATCATAAAAAGTGATGGTAGAATCAATACTGTACTCTGA
- the cas1 gene encoding CRISPR-associated endonuclease Cas1, with translation MTKYSWLPVTGFGAHIKSTQKQLIVQKKKATEYYPIDSFKHLLIVGGHTINSTTVSKLIKNGVYISFFDPDGSPVGTIQPFGSNGDAELKALQQSIPRHRYAIAIAEGSIRSRLLSITRSQEAHNTNLFYEGELEFLKNAQDELGYLIKLDEIRRLHRMTSDMYYEIMARDLPPDWGFRRRTERPHTDPVNAMLSFGYAMLYGTCSVSVIGAFLDPDIGLLHDGKGSLIQDLIEPLKAEMVDRLVFQITKNVLKPADFELTADRCILSENLLRNMIDLFYTTIIAEKLNEHISGFCHSLKNNAEFRVQY, from the coding sequence GTGACGAAATATTCCTGGCTGCCTGTTACAGGTTTTGGCGCCCATATCAAATCCACTCAGAAGCAACTCATAGTGCAGAAAAAAAAAGCAACTGAATATTATCCTATCGACTCTTTTAAGCATCTCCTCATTGTTGGTGGCCATACGATCAACTCAACAACTGTCTCAAAACTCATTAAAAATGGGGTGTATATCTCGTTTTTTGATCCTGATGGTTCTCCGGTTGGAACTATACAACCATTTGGTAGCAATGGAGATGCGGAACTTAAGGCATTGCAGCAGAGCATTCCCCGTCACAGGTACGCTATAGCCATCGCTGAGGGATCCATCCGATCCCGGCTGTTGTCAATTACACGATCTCAGGAAGCACACAATACGAACCTGTTTTACGAAGGTGAGCTGGAATTCTTAAAAAATGCCCAGGATGAGCTTGGATACCTAATCAAACTGGATGAAATCCGGCGCCTTCACCGCATGACATCTGATATGTATTATGAGATTATGGCCCGTGATCTTCCACCCGATTGGGGGTTCAGGAGGAGAACTGAGCGACCTCATACGGATCCTGTCAACGCCATGCTTTCGTTTGGTTATGCGATGCTATATGGCACGTGTTCTGTCTCGGTTATTGGTGCATTTCTGGATCCTGATATCGGTCTGTTGCACGATGGAAAGGGAAGCCTGATTCAGGATCTGATTGAGCCACTGAAAGCGGAAATGGTGGACCGGTTGGTGTTTCAGATTACCAAAAATGTCCTGAAACCTGCCGACTTTGAATTGACGGCGGATCGCTGCATTCTTTCAGAAAATCTCCTCCGAAATATGATTGATCTGTTTTACACAACAATAATTGCTGAAAAACTTAATGAGCATATATCTGGCTTTTGCCACTCTCTGAAAAATAATGCCGAATTCAGAGTACAGTATTGA
- a CDS encoding phenylacetate--CoA ligase, with protein MYWNEKIETLKPDALHALQLKRLKTTLNQAQNIDFYRNQFKSAGIQNSSIKTLDDISKIPFTRKQDLRDGYPFGFFAVPLKKIIRIHTTSGTTGKPTVVGYTRKDLDTWSDLIARNMTMVGITDDDIFQNMVNYGMFTGGLGFHYGAEKIGMTVIPSATGNTKRQIEMINDFGVTTIHCTPSYAMHLSEVAEEMGTSLDSLRTGIFGAESWSESTRKTLEKRLGITAYDSYGLSELFGPGVAFECQERDGLHIWHDSYLVEIIDPKTGERVADGERGEMVVTPLMKEAMPLLRYRTGDITMLMEDGCLCRRGTKIARITGRSDDMLVIRGINVFPSQIEHVLLRIPEVGNQFMVYIDRINHLDEMTVEVEINRGFFSGELADLARLQKKVVKELRDTLELRTTVTLVEPGSLPRFEGKAKRVIDRREAE; from the coding sequence ATGTACTGGAATGAGAAGATAGAGACCCTGAAACCTGATGCCTTACATGCACTCCAGCTCAAACGATTGAAAACCACTCTGAACCAAGCGCAAAATATCGATTTTTACCGCAACCAGTTCAAAAGTGCAGGCATCCAGAACTCTTCTATAAAAACTCTGGACGATATTTCAAAAATCCCCTTCACCAGGAAGCAGGATCTCAGGGACGGGTACCCGTTCGGTTTTTTTGCAGTACCTCTGAAAAAGATAATCAGGATTCACACGACATCAGGCACAACAGGAAAACCAACTGTTGTCGGTTATACACGAAAAGATCTTGATACATGGTCCGATCTTATCGCCCGGAATATGACCATGGTGGGCATTACGGATGATGACATTTTCCAGAATATGGTCAATTACGGTATGTTCACCGGAGGTCTTGGATTCCATTACGGAGCAGAAAAGATCGGGATGACCGTGATTCCCAGTGCAACGGGTAATACAAAACGGCAGATCGAGATGATCAACGATTTTGGGGTTACGACAATCCATTGCACTCCCAGTTATGCAATGCACCTGTCTGAAGTCGCTGAAGAAATGGGCACGTCGCTTGACAGCCTGAGAACCGGGATTTTCGGGGCCGAATCCTGGTCAGAAAGCACACGGAAGACCCTTGAAAAGCGCCTGGGAATCACGGCTTATGATTCATACGGGTTAAGCGAACTGTTCGGCCCCGGTGTCGCATTTGAATGTCAGGAACGGGACGGACTGCATATCTGGCACGATAGTTACCTTGTTGAGATCATTGACCCGAAGACCGGTGAGCGGGTGGCAGACGGGGAACGCGGGGAGATGGTTGTGACACCGCTTATGAAAGAAGCCATGCCCCTGCTGAGATACCGTACCGGAGATATTACAATGCTGATGGAGGACGGGTGCCTGTGCAGGAGGGGAACGAAGATCGCACGGATTACCGGAAGGAGTGACGATATGCTGGTCATCCGGGGAATAAACGTGTTCCCGTCCCAGATAGAACATGTCCTCCTGAGGATCCCTGAAGTAGGCAATCAATTTATGGTATATATCGACAGAATAAATCATCTGGACGAGATGACCGTCGAAGTGGAGATCAACCGGGGATTCTTCAGTGGTGAACTGGCAGATCTCGCCCGGCTCCAGAAAAAAGTGGTCAAGGAGTTGCGCGATACACTCGAATTACGGACGACGGTCACTCTTGTGGAACCGGGATCTCTTCCCCGGTTTGAAGGAAAAGCAAAACGAGTAATTGACCGGAGAGAAGCAGAATGA